Proteins encoded together in one Streptomyces sp. NA04227 window:
- a CDS encoding ABC transporter substrate-binding protein, with protein MSPRARFGAALALAVALSTAGCSQGPEGSSSSGAPDGPDTVRVSSCGRQLAFASPPERAVTLDQAATETLLELGLQDRMAGTSNLVTKIAPKYRAAYEKVPVLNPKILTGEQLRAAAPDFVISSFRDLYTKDRVGTREELGGLDLPAFLSSVECPGADKSRRTAFDRLFKDYEELGRVFGVRDRAAALVAKQREVVSRAEKTGERTKHRPSVAWVYSVYNGVPYVAGSSGIPSDMSRLVGAENVFDDVREEWPEVSWEEFAERDPEVIVVGDLSERGVPGDSAEEKIAMMRKHPVVSQLKAVRENRFITVPGVELDPSVRSVHALQEVVDGLRDFGRDR; from the coding sequence ATGTCCCCCCGCGCCCGCTTCGGTGCCGCCCTGGCCCTGGCCGTCGCCCTGTCGACGGCCGGCTGTTCTCAGGGCCCCGAGGGCTCGTCGAGCTCGGGGGCTCCGGACGGCCCCGACACCGTGCGGGTGTCGAGCTGCGGTCGGCAACTGGCCTTCGCGAGCCCGCCGGAGCGTGCCGTCACCCTCGACCAGGCCGCCACCGAGACCCTGCTCGAACTGGGCCTGCAGGACCGTATGGCCGGCACCTCGAACCTGGTCACGAAGATCGCCCCGAAGTACCGCGCCGCGTACGAGAAGGTGCCCGTACTCAACCCCAAGATCCTCACCGGTGAGCAACTCCGGGCGGCCGCACCCGACTTCGTCATCTCCTCCTTCCGTGACCTGTACACCAAGGACCGGGTGGGAACCCGGGAGGAGCTGGGCGGGCTCGACCTGCCCGCGTTCCTGAGTTCGGTCGAGTGCCCGGGGGCCGACAAGTCCCGGCGCACCGCGTTCGACCGGCTGTTCAAGGACTACGAGGAGCTGGGGCGCGTCTTCGGCGTCCGCGACCGGGCTGCCGCGCTCGTGGCCAAACAGCGCGAGGTGGTCTCCCGGGCGGAGAAGACCGGGGAACGGACGAAGCACCGGCCCTCCGTCGCCTGGGTGTACTCGGTGTACAACGGCGTCCCCTACGTGGCCGGGAGCAGCGGCATACCCAGCGACATGAGCAGGCTCGTCGGGGCGGAGAACGTCTTCGACGACGTGCGCGAGGAGTGGCCGGAGGTGTCCTGGGAGGAGTTCGCCGAGCGCGATCCGGAGGTGATCGTCGTCGGGGACCTCTCCGAGCGGGGCGTGCCGGGTGACAGTGCCGAGGAGAAGATCGCCATGATGCGCAAACATCCCGTGGTCTCGCAGCTGAAGGCGGTGCGCGAGAACCGCTTCATCACGGTCCCGGGCGTCGAACTCGATCCCTCGGTACGCAGTGTCCACGCACTGCAGGAGGTCGTCGACGGTCTGCGGGACTTCGGCCGTGACCGCTGA
- a CDS encoding LVIVD repeat-containing protein, which yields MLAAGPATAVPDPGDSPKAPAPVSKDDAAKTRAAIERGDIPAPGEIVHSDNIEHLANIPKDVLPGNNSDLAFQGDYAFAGNYDGFRVLDISRPEKPRTVAQVLCPGSQNDISVSGDLLFLSTDASRSDNSCASTSQPATEKSSWEGMKIFDISDKANPKYVAAVETSCGSHTHTLVPKRKNVYVYVSSYAPSATFPDCQPPHDGISVIKVPRKAPQKAAVVDFPVLFPGSGPDGGGNPGSPTNPGVSKTTGCHDITVLPSKDLAAGACMGDGILMDIADPEHPRILDQVQDNVNFAFWHSATFNQRANKVVFTDELGGGGAPTCNDEVGPDRGADGIYEITGKGDHRKLVFRGYYKIPRNQADTENCVAHNGSLIPVKGKDLMVQAWYQGGVSVWDFTDSSKPKEIGYFERGPLSADTLRTGGSWSAYYYNGHIYSNDMAMGFDVLKLRDPRTDPAAKVRMKELNVQTQPDYFD from the coding sequence ATGCTGGCGGCCGGGCCCGCCACCGCCGTCCCCGACCCCGGCGACAGCCCGAAGGCCCCGGCGCCGGTGTCGAAGGACGACGCGGCGAAGACCCGTGCCGCCATCGAGCGCGGTGACATCCCGGCGCCCGGCGAGATCGTCCACTCCGACAACATCGAGCACCTGGCGAACATCCCCAAGGACGTGCTGCCGGGCAACAATTCGGACCTGGCCTTCCAGGGCGACTACGCCTTCGCGGGCAACTACGACGGATTCCGCGTCCTCGACATCAGTCGTCCCGAGAAGCCGCGCACGGTCGCCCAGGTGCTCTGCCCCGGCTCGCAGAACGACATCTCGGTCTCCGGCGACCTGCTGTTCCTGTCCACGGACGCCTCGCGCAGCGACAACTCCTGCGCCAGCACCTCCCAGCCCGCGACCGAGAAGTCCTCCTGGGAGGGCATGAAGATCTTCGACATCAGCGACAAGGCGAACCCCAAGTACGTCGCCGCCGTCGAGACCTCCTGCGGCTCCCACACCCACACGCTGGTGCCGAAGCGCAAGAACGTCTATGTCTACGTCTCCTCCTACGCCCCGAGTGCGACCTTCCCCGACTGCCAGCCGCCGCACGACGGCATCTCCGTCATCAAGGTGCCGCGCAAGGCGCCCCAGAAGGCGGCCGTGGTGGACTTCCCGGTCCTGTTCCCCGGCAGTGGTCCGGACGGCGGCGGCAACCCGGGTTCCCCGACCAACCCGGGCGTCTCCAAGACCACGGGCTGCCACGACATCACCGTCCTGCCCTCCAAGGACCTGGCGGCCGGGGCCTGCATGGGCGACGGCATCCTGATGGACATAGCGGATCCCGAGCACCCGAGGATCCTCGACCAGGTGCAGGACAACGTGAACTTCGCGTTCTGGCACTCGGCCACCTTCAACCAGCGTGCGAACAAGGTGGTGTTCACCGACGAACTCGGCGGCGGCGGCGCGCCCACCTGCAACGACGAGGTGGGTCCCGACCGCGGCGCGGACGGCATCTACGAGATCACCGGCAAGGGCGATCACCGCAAGCTCGTCTTCCGCGGCTACTACAAGATCCCCCGGAACCAGGCGGACACCGAGAACTGCGTGGCCCACAACGGCTCGCTGATCCCGGTCAAGGGCAAGGACCTCATGGTCCAGGCCTGGTACCAGGGCGGCGTCTCGGTATGGGACTTCACCGACTCGTCGAAGCCCAAGGAGATCGGCTACTTCGAGCGCGGCCCGCTGTCCGCGGACACCCTCCGCACCGGCGGCTCCTGGTCGGCGTACTACTACAACGGCCACATCTACTCCAACGACATGGCCATGGGCTTCGACGTACTGAAGCTCCGGGACCCGCGCACCGATCCGGCAGCGAAGGTCCGGATGAAGGAACTCAACGTCCAGACCCAGCCCGACTACTTCGACTGA
- a CDS encoding response regulator transcription factor encodes MLADGSMTAGAAPVTAHQDGTPSPGARPSAARRDAGAYDAGEFGPDEYRVKAYGVVLVEPHVVTRMGVLRMLEQAMPGAAVLAVSAPEEVSDAELALPATVVLSSGVLGRSLRGLENLIGGAETRLVILARGLDRRRWMAAARLPVDAILREEDLSVSSLADALGAIGRGTVAVSRDTMRELLSFAAEAGGDTAPPRPTLTARELDTLRLMSSGLSNRQIAKGMQITEHGVKRHVANVLAKLGCQNRTMAVAAAMRRGLVEIDSETPG; translated from the coding sequence ATGTTGGCCGACGGCTCGATGACCGCGGGCGCCGCTCCCGTCACGGCGCATCAGGACGGGACACCGTCGCCCGGAGCGCGGCCGTCCGCCGCCCGGCGCGACGCGGGCGCGTACGACGCGGGCGAGTTCGGCCCGGACGAGTACCGCGTGAAGGCGTACGGGGTCGTCCTGGTGGAGCCCCATGTGGTGACCCGGATGGGCGTGCTGCGGATGCTGGAGCAGGCGATGCCCGGTGCCGCGGTCCTCGCGGTGTCCGCGCCCGAGGAGGTGTCCGACGCCGAACTGGCCCTGCCCGCCACCGTGGTGCTGTCCTCGGGTGTCCTCGGGCGCAGTCTGCGGGGTCTGGAAAACCTCATCGGCGGAGCCGAGACACGTCTGGTGATCCTTGCCCGGGGCCTGGACCGGCGCCGGTGGATGGCGGCGGCCCGGCTCCCCGTGGACGCGATCCTGCGCGAGGAGGACCTCTCGGTGTCCTCGCTGGCCGACGCGCTCGGCGCGATCGGCCGCGGAACGGTCGCCGTCTCCCGTGACACCATGCGCGAGTTGCTGTCCTTCGCGGCCGAGGCGGGCGGCGACACCGCGCCCCCGCGGCCCACGCTCACGGCACGTGAACTCGACACCCTGCGCCTGATGTCCAGTGGTCTGAGCAATCGTCAGATCGCCAAGGGCATGCAGATCACCGAGCACGGGGTGAAACGACACGTCGCCAACGTACTGGCGAAACTCGGCTGCCAGAACCGCACCATGGCCGTCGCGGCTGCCATGCGCCGCGGCCTGGTGGAGATCGATTCCGAGACGCCGGGCTGA
- a CDS encoding iron ABC transporter permease produces the protein MTADPTAPPLAEEPYRQGDFRDSPLHPTARGKESPSKTAPGALPTAHGSPLSRTALYLLAVLVLLASLAASVRIGTSEVGYGEIWRSVGSHLGLPVEPLPRLLDSLIWDLRAPRVLLAAVVGAALAVCGAVLQSVTRNALADPYLLGVSSGASAGAVVVVLLGFGAGTLGVTGGAFTGALLSFALLMLLLHRSGLDSTRIVLTGVVVGQLFSALTSLVLIAAGDADTTRAITYWLLGSMASARWEGVVICAAVTAIGLLVLWLCAAALDGFAFGTDTAASLGIGVRATRAVLLVVTALMTSVAVASVGAIGFVGLIVPHGVRFLVGPRHRVLLPFTALAGAVFLVWTDALSRVAFAPQEVPVGVFTALLGVPLFLLVLRKRGEL, from the coding sequence GTGACCGCTGACCCCACAGCACCGCCGCTCGCCGAAGAGCCGTACCGCCAGGGCGACTTCAGGGACTCGCCGCTGCATCCCACGGCCCGCGGCAAGGAGTCCCCGTCGAAGACCGCCCCTGGGGCACTGCCCACCGCGCACGGTTCCCCGCTGTCGCGTACGGCGCTGTACCTGCTCGCCGTCCTCGTACTCCTCGCCTCGCTCGCCGCCTCGGTCCGCATCGGCACCTCCGAGGTCGGCTACGGCGAGATCTGGCGCTCGGTGGGCAGCCACCTCGGGCTGCCGGTGGAGCCGCTGCCCCGGCTGCTCGACTCGCTGATCTGGGATTTGCGTGCGCCTCGGGTGCTGCTCGCCGCGGTGGTGGGTGCCGCACTCGCGGTGTGCGGCGCCGTACTCCAGTCGGTGACCCGCAACGCCCTCGCCGACCCCTATCTGCTCGGGGTCTCCTCCGGGGCGTCGGCGGGCGCCGTGGTCGTGGTCCTGCTCGGCTTCGGCGCCGGGACGCTCGGCGTCACCGGCGGGGCCTTCACCGGTGCCCTGCTCTCGTTCGCTCTGCTCATGCTGCTCCTGCACCGCAGCGGCCTCGACTCGACCAGAATCGTGCTCACCGGAGTGGTGGTCGGCCAACTCTTCAGCGCGCTCACCTCACTTGTGCTCATCGCGGCGGGCGACGCCGACACCACACGGGCGATCACGTACTGGCTGCTCGGCTCGATGGCCTCCGCCCGCTGGGAGGGGGTGGTCATCTGCGCGGCCGTCACCGCGATCGGGCTGCTTGTGCTGTGGCTGTGCGCGGCGGCGCTCGACGGTTTCGCCTTCGGTACGGACACCGCGGCTTCGCTCGGCATCGGCGTACGCGCGACCCGGGCCGTCCTGCTCGTCGTCACGGCTCTGATGACCTCCGTCGCCGTCGCCTCGGTCGGCGCGATCGGATTCGTCGGCCTGATCGTTCCGCACGGCGTCCGCTTCCTCGTCGGCCCGCGACACCGCGTTCTGCTGCCCTTCACCGCACTGGCCGGGGCGGTGTTCCTGGTGTGGACCGACGCTCTGTCCCGGGTCGCCTTCGCACCGCAGGAGGTCCCCGTCGGGGTGTTCACCGCCCTGCTCGGGGTCCCGTTGTTCCTCCTGGTGCTGCGGAAGCGGGGCGAGTTGTGA
- a CDS encoding DUF305 domain-containing protein, with protein MLTAGVLLLSGCDSADQDTSGHAHATGPSVIAPGKPGEAAETLSAEEAESRRPNDSPNSADFTYARMMITHHRQALEMTALAPSRAGTAKLRRLAQRITSAQKPEIRAMEGWLKNHEADEHTKGHEHGHEHEDGGGAHGDDGGHAHSASPGTGQDHDHDAMPGMATQAQLKKLRAARGANFDALFLRLMITHHAGAVTMATEVLSDGNNVQIEEMANDVIAQQTSEIQRMRKMT; from the coding sequence ATGCTCACCGCCGGAGTACTCCTGCTGAGTGGCTGCGACTCGGCCGACCAGGACACATCCGGCCATGCGCACGCGACGGGCCCTTCGGTCATCGCCCCCGGCAAGCCCGGCGAAGCCGCCGAGACGCTGTCCGCCGAGGAGGCCGAGAGCAGGCGGCCGAACGACAGCCCCAACTCGGCCGATTTCACCTACGCGCGGATGATGATCACCCACCACCGGCAGGCTCTGGAGATGACCGCACTGGCCCCCTCCCGCGCGGGTACGGCGAAACTGCGCCGTCTCGCGCAGCGCATCACCTCCGCGCAGAAGCCCGAAATCCGGGCGATGGAGGGCTGGTTGAAGAACCACGAGGCGGACGAGCACACCAAGGGACACGAGCACGGCCACGAGCACGAAGACGGCGGCGGCGCGCACGGCGACGACGGCGGTCACGCACACAGCGCGAGTCCCGGCACGGGCCAGGATCATGACCACGACGCGATGCCGGGGATGGCCACCCAGGCCCAGCTGAAGAAGCTGCGCGCCGCCCGCGGCGCGAACTTCGACGCCCTGTTCCTCCGGCTGATGATCACTCACCACGCGGGCGCGGTCACCATGGCCACCGAGGTGCTGTCCGACGGCAACAACGTACAGATCGAGGAAATGGCCAACGACGTCATCGCCCAGCAGACGAGCGAGATCCAGCGCATGCGCAAGATGACGTAG
- a CDS encoding ABC transporter ATP-binding protein has product MRIDLDGVSWAVGGRTVVRDVSLHVGPGETVGLIGPNGSGKSSLLRCAAGLRTLAAGAVRYDGADIRSWSARRLARQIAFVEQAAEAESDLRLADVVALGRTPFRDRWRDLDGADLTVIDAALARTGLSGLGERGWQSLSGGERQRAQLARALAQQPWGILLDEPTNHLDVKHQWELMDLLATTDQTVLVALHDLPLAARFCDRLVLMHHGAAVASGRPEEVLTPAHLAEVFEMDAEVGKDNLGHLTLTYRGTVR; this is encoded by the coding sequence GTGAGGATCGACCTCGACGGGGTGAGCTGGGCGGTGGGCGGCCGGACCGTCGTACGAGACGTCTCGCTGCACGTGGGTCCCGGCGAGACCGTGGGACTGATCGGCCCCAACGGTTCGGGCAAGTCCTCGCTCCTGCGCTGCGCGGCGGGACTGCGTACTTTGGCCGCCGGTGCGGTGCGCTACGACGGCGCGGACATCCGCTCCTGGAGCGCACGGCGCCTGGCCCGGCAGATCGCGTTCGTCGAGCAGGCGGCCGAAGCCGAGAGCGATCTGCGTCTGGCCGATGTGGTGGCGCTGGGCCGGACACCCTTCCGGGACCGTTGGCGCGACCTCGACGGTGCGGACCTGACGGTCATCGACGCCGCCCTCGCCCGAACCGGCCTTTCGGGCCTCGGCGAACGCGGCTGGCAGAGCCTGTCCGGTGGTGAGCGGCAGCGCGCCCAGCTGGCACGGGCGCTCGCCCAGCAGCCCTGGGGCATCCTGTTGGACGAGCCGACCAACCACCTCGACGTGAAGCACCAGTGGGAACTGATGGACCTGTTGGCGACCACCGACCAGACCGTCCTGGTCGCCCTGCACGACCTCCCCCTCGCCGCCCGATTCTGCGACCGGCTCGTCCTCATGCACCACGGCGCGGCCGTCGCCTCGGGCAGGCCTGAGGAGGTACTCACCCCCGCCCACCTCGCCGAGGTTTTCGAGATGGACGCCGAGGTCGGGAAGGACAACCTCGGCCATCTGACGCTGACTTACCGGGGGACGGTGCGATGA
- a CDS encoding AraC family transcriptional regulator, producing MTPVELCLGAPPRVVNLGVGVHGVTSDRDVFRLPDLWQLHVYGYVADLTVDAAGYAVRPGRVSVIPPGRRVEYHYRGRSEHLYAHFALADDGEPTRVPLIQDMGAEAPVLTDLVNRAVAAAPHSPARVSAEVWAALWRVADLGRRGTAGQPHACVEAAVAHIECRLHEVLTVPEVARAAGVSHNHLIRLFHAHFDTTVVAYIRSRRMARARHLLRESTLSISAIAAAVGMADLQAFNKACRRELGASPRAVRAGDPHDGGELGARTS from the coding sequence ATGACCCCTGTTGAGCTGTGTCTCGGCGCGCCACCTCGGGTGGTGAACCTCGGCGTGGGTGTGCACGGTGTCACCTCGGACCGTGACGTGTTCCGGCTGCCCGACCTGTGGCAGCTCCACGTCTACGGCTACGTGGCGGACCTGACCGTCGACGCGGCCGGGTACGCCGTGCGGCCCGGGCGGGTCAGCGTGATCCCGCCCGGGCGGCGCGTCGAGTACCACTACCGGGGCCGCTCGGAGCATCTGTACGCCCACTTCGCGCTCGCCGACGACGGTGAGCCGACCCGTGTCCCGCTCATACAGGACATGGGCGCGGAGGCTCCCGTGCTGACCGACCTCGTCAACCGGGCCGTTGCCGCCGCGCCCCACAGTCCGGCGCGGGTGAGCGCCGAGGTGTGGGCCGCACTGTGGCGGGTCGCGGACCTCGGCCGCCGAGGCACGGCCGGACAGCCGCACGCATGCGTCGAGGCGGCCGTGGCCCACATCGAGTGCCGGCTCCATGAAGTCCTCACCGTCCCCGAGGTGGCACGGGCCGCCGGTGTCTCGCACAACCACCTCATCAGGCTGTTCCACGCCCACTTCGACACCACGGTGGTCGCGTACATCAGGTCGCGTCGCATGGCCCGGGCCCGGCACCTGCTGCGCGAGTCGACGCTCTCCATCTCGGCGATCGCCGCCGCCGTGGGAATGGCCGACCTGCAGGCCTTCAACAAGGCGTGCAGACGGGAACTTGGGGCATCGCCGCGCGCGGTTCGCGCCGGTGATCCTCACGACGGTGGGGAGTTGGGGGCGCGGACCTCGTAG
- a CDS encoding DUF5107 domain-containing protein — protein sequence MSTLHITDLTMPTADLGPVNPLPPLFSGLDTHDVAGVDEADDEMRRNIAYGRVRTVLPHLRQDGYDRRRHARSHRVAVLENETLRATFLLDVGGRLWSLVHRPSGRELLFRNTVFQPGNLALRDAWVAGGVEWNFGTIGHSTTTSSPLHAVRAQRPDGTPVLRMYEYERIRQAVFQIDAYLPDGSEALLVHVSIVNPNDHEVPVYWWSNIAVPETADTRVVAPADQAWHFAYDRRLRRVPVPRYAGRDLTYTTRAPASADYFFELDRERRPWIAALDGAGRGLAQASTPRLSGRKLFHWGKHRGGNRWQEWLSEPGTPYLEIQAGLARTQLEHLALPGGATWSWLEAYGHVDADAAAVHGGDWERARSAAEAGVDELITAERLEEELREACLWTREEPAEVLHPGSGWGALERHRRAKSGDDSLNLPATPFPDTGLGPEQEPWLALLNSGRLPELAPTEAPASYEISPDWAPLLDQADGWLSLLCLGVLRAAGGDLDGAEEAWTRSVEDTPNAWAWRNLGALAAHDGRLTDAADAYLRAHDLAPALLSLTHELVDVLLRAGRADLALELIDGRPGGQPVEGRLRMLEARAALEAGDVGRCRRILEEGVDVPNMREGETSLSDLWHACQRHHAATGSGPEPSSARALPYRYDFVMQPEGS from the coding sequence ATGAGCACACTGCATATCACCGACCTGACGATGCCCACCGCGGACCTCGGGCCGGTGAATCCGCTGCCACCCCTGTTCTCCGGGCTGGACACCCACGATGTGGCAGGGGTCGACGAAGCCGACGACGAGATGCGCCGCAACATCGCCTACGGCCGTGTCCGTACCGTCCTTCCCCACCTCAGGCAGGACGGCTACGACCGGAGGCGCCACGCGCGTTCCCACCGCGTCGCCGTGCTGGAGAACGAGACCCTGCGCGCCACCTTCCTCCTCGATGTCGGAGGGAGGCTGTGGTCGCTGGTCCACCGTCCCAGCGGCCGGGAGCTGCTGTTCCGCAACACCGTCTTCCAGCCCGGCAACCTCGCGCTGCGCGATGCCTGGGTCGCCGGCGGCGTGGAGTGGAACTTCGGCACCATCGGGCACTCCACCACCACGTCCTCGCCCCTGCACGCCGTACGCGCACAGCGCCCGGACGGCACACCCGTCCTTCGGATGTACGAGTACGAACGCATCCGGCAGGCCGTGTTCCAGATCGACGCCTACCTGCCCGACGGCTCGGAGGCGCTGCTCGTGCACGTCAGCATCGTGAACCCCAACGACCATGAGGTGCCGGTGTATTGGTGGTCCAATATCGCCGTCCCGGAGACGGCCGACACCCGGGTCGTCGCCCCGGCGGACCAGGCATGGCACTTCGCCTACGACCGGCGGCTGCGCCGCGTTCCCGTGCCCCGGTACGCGGGGCGGGACCTCACCTACACCACCCGGGCCCCGGCCTCCGCCGACTACTTCTTCGAGCTCGACCGGGAGCGCAGACCCTGGATAGCGGCCCTAGACGGCGCAGGCCGGGGACTCGCGCAGGCGTCGACACCGCGCCTGTCCGGCCGCAAGCTCTTCCACTGGGGAAAGCACCGGGGCGGGAACCGGTGGCAGGAGTGGCTCTCGGAGCCGGGCACGCCCTACCTGGAGATCCAGGCGGGACTTGCCCGTACCCAGCTGGAACACCTCGCGCTGCCCGGCGGGGCCACCTGGTCCTGGCTGGAGGCGTACGGCCACGTGGACGCCGATGCCGCCGCCGTCCACGGCGGCGACTGGGAGCGGGCACGCTCCGCCGCCGAAGCGGGTGTCGATGAGCTGATCACCGCCGAACGGCTCGAAGAAGAGCTGCGAGAGGCGTGCCTGTGGACCCGCGAGGAACCCGCTGAAGTCCTGCACCCCGGGTCCGGCTGGGGTGCCCTGGAGCGCCACCGGCGCGCCAAGTCCGGCGACGACTCGCTGAATCTGCCCGCCACACCCTTCCCGGACACCGGGCTCGGCCCGGAACAGGAGCCGTGGCTCGCCCTGCTCAACAGCGGCCGACTGCCGGAGCTCGCTCCCACCGAGGCTCCGGCCTCCTACGAGATCTCCCCGGACTGGGCGCCGCTCCTCGATCAGGCGGACGGATGGCTCTCCCTCCTGTGCCTCGGGGTCCTCCGGGCCGCCGGGGGAGACCTCGACGGTGCCGAGGAGGCCTGGACCCGGTCGGTTGAGGACACTCCCAACGCATGGGCCTGGCGCAACCTCGGGGCGCTCGCGGCGCACGACGGCCGGCTGACGGACGCCGCGGACGCCTACCTGCGCGCCCACGACCTGGCTCCCGCCCTCCTTTCGCTCACGCACGAGCTCGTCGACGTCCTGCTGCGCGCCGGCCGCGCCGACCTGGCGCTCGAACTCATCGACGGCCGTCCGGGCGGGCAGCCGGTCGAAGGCCGTCTGCGGATGCTGGAGGCGAGGGCGGCGCTGGAAGCGGGTGACGTCGGTCGGTGCCGCCGCATACTCGAGGAAGGCGTCGACGTCCCCAACATGCGTGAGGGCGAGACCTCGCTGAGCGACCTGTGGCACGCCTGTCAGCGGCATCACGCCGCCACCGGGTCCGGCCCCGAGCCGTCCTCGGCCCGGGCACTGCCTTACCGGTACGACTTCGTCATGCAGCCGGAAGGTTCTTAA
- a CDS encoding TauD/TfdA family dioxygenase: MPATSTTRQSVPGVVPQRVGPGRGEAAARCLGRDGAVVLTGYEPDADSLVVAAATVLGDRLRQLFPQRLRRSHDGRPVPLHADGFDLVVEIAGVPHRRRDPDEDHVLVQCVRGAASGGESFVADAYRFVDECEAADPELWEFLTRTDVDLYGAWAGLRGLPAEPRVGRHVEYTRTGRRLVRRTDGAAPLHRDPQAEYVQAMLERLKSAVAETEQGLERFRLAEGEILVLDNYRCWHGRDAHTGERAVRILTLRTSDAR; encoded by the coding sequence ATGCCCGCGACGTCCACAACTCGGCAGTCCGTACCGGGAGTTGTCCCGCAGCGCGTCGGTCCCGGGCGGGGCGAGGCCGCCGCCCGCTGTCTCGGCCGTGACGGCGCCGTGGTCCTCACCGGTTACGAACCGGACGCCGACTCGCTCGTGGTCGCGGCGGCGACCGTGCTCGGTGACCGCCTCCGGCAGCTCTTCCCGCAGCGGCTGCGGCGGTCGCACGACGGGCGGCCGGTGCCGCTGCACGCCGACGGATTCGACCTCGTCGTGGAGATCGCGGGTGTGCCCCACCGGCGGCGCGACCCCGACGAGGATCACGTCCTCGTTCAGTGCGTGCGGGGTGCCGCGTCGGGAGGGGAGTCGTTCGTGGCCGACGCCTACCGCTTCGTCGACGAGTGCGAGGCCGCGGACCCGGAGCTCTGGGAGTTCCTCACCCGTACCGACGTCGACCTCTACGGAGCGTGGGCGGGACTGCGCGGACTCCCGGCGGAGCCCCGCGTGGGCAGGCATGTCGAGTACACGCGTACCGGCCGTCGCCTCGTCCGCCGCACCGACGGGGCAGCGCCCCTGCACCGGGATCCTCAGGCCGAGTACGTGCAGGCCATGCTGGAGCGGCTGAAGAGCGCGGTGGCGGAGACGGAGCAGGGACTGGAGCGGTTCCGGCTCGCGGAGGGCGAGATCCTCGTACTCGACAACTACCGCTGCTGGCACGGGCGCGACGCGCACACCGGCGAACGGGCGGTCCGCATCCTCACGCTGCGCACCTCGGACGCGCGCTGA
- a CDS encoding ROK family protein has translation MSVIALDVSANRISGEVFAGRGRVLASLREPVRNDYGPDDVLDAVLDCADRLAAEARREGSPAVAAGIVVPGLVDEEHGISCYAAHLGWRELPVGEWLAEHLGLPVAVGHDVRAAAKAESRLGAGRGCDGFAYVPVGTGVAAAVVLGGSPLASGGGGVGEIGHLIVRPGGAECVCGSQGCLETMASASAIAGRYMRVTGERGITAQEVHRRASAGDTEAAEVWQEALEALADGLAALTRVLDFDRIVLGGELLEAGSSFFAPLRGALAERLTFRRPPKLTAARLGERAGCLGAALLAEELVAVA, from the coding sequence ATGAGTGTCATTGCCCTGGACGTGAGCGCGAACCGGATCAGCGGTGAGGTCTTCGCGGGCAGAGGCCGCGTACTGGCGTCGTTGCGGGAGCCGGTGCGGAACGACTACGGACCCGACGACGTGCTCGACGCGGTCCTGGACTGCGCGGACCGGCTGGCGGCCGAGGCCCGGCGGGAGGGATCGCCCGCGGTCGCGGCGGGCATCGTGGTGCCCGGGCTGGTCGACGAGGAACACGGCATCTCCTGTTACGCGGCCCACCTCGGCTGGCGTGAACTGCCGGTGGGCGAATGGCTCGCCGAGCATCTCGGGCTGCCGGTGGCCGTCGGACACGACGTCCGCGCCGCGGCCAAGGCGGAGAGCAGGCTGGGAGCGGGGCGCGGCTGCGACGGCTTCGCCTATGTGCCCGTCGGTACGGGTGTGGCGGCGGCGGTGGTCCTCGGCGGCAGTCCGCTCGCCTCGGGTGGCGGCGGGGTCGGCGAAATCGGTCACCTCATCGTGCGGCCGGGCGGCGCGGAGTGCGTCTGCGGGAGTCAGGGCTGCCTGGAGACCATGGCCTCCGCCTCGGCCATCGCCGGGCGCTACATGCGGGTCACGGGGGAGCGCGGCATCACCGCTCAGGAGGTGCACCGGCGGGCGTCGGCCGGGGACACGGAAGCCGCGGAGGTCTGGCAGGAGGCGCTCGAAGCGCTCGCCGACGGGCTTGCCGCGCTGACCCGGGTACTCGACTTCGACCGCATCGTGCTCGGCGGTGAACTCCTGGAAGCGGGCTCGTCGTTCTTCGCCCCGCTGCGGGGCGCGCTCGCCGAACGTCTCACCTTCCGGCGGCCGCCCAAGCTCACGGCGGCCCGGCTCGGCGAGCGCGCGGGCTGCCTGGGCGCGGCACTGCTCGCGGAGGAACTCGTCGCCGTGGCCTGA